In Vulpes lagopus strain Blue_001 chromosome 1, ASM1834538v1, whole genome shotgun sequence, a genomic segment contains:
- the TNK2 gene encoding activated CDC42 kinase 1 isoform X10, translating to MCKRKSWMSKVFSGKRLEAEFPPHHSQSTFRKTSPTPGGPAGEGPLQSLTCLIGEKDLHLFEKLGDGSFGVVRRGEWDAPSGKTMSVAVKCLKPDVLSQPEAMDDFIREVNAMHSLDHRNLIRLYGVVLTPPMKMVTELAPLGSLLDRLRKHQGHFLLGTLSRYAVQVAEGMGYLESKRFIHRDLAARNLLLATRDLVKIGDFGLMRALPQNDDHYVMQEHRKVPFAWCAPESLKTRTFSHASDTWMFGVTLWEMFTYGQEPWIGLNGSQILHKIDKEGERLPRPEDCPQDVYNVMVQCWAHKPEDRPTFVALRDFLLEAQPTDMRALQDFEEPDKLHIQMNDVITVIEGRAENYWWRGQNTRTLCVGPFPRNVVTSVAGLSAQDISQPLQNSFIHTGHGDSDPRHCWGFPDKIDELYLGNPMDPPDLLSVELSTPRPTQHLGRLKREPPPRPPQPAIFAQSKWGRSRSLGPCPRPLSPLIPPLLEEPTYDPVSEDQDPLSSDFKRLGLRKPALTRGLWLAKPSARVPGTKAGRGGGGEVTLIDFGEEPIIPTPRPCAPSLAQLAMDACSLLDKTPPQSPTRALPRPLHPTPVVDWDARPLPPPPAYDDVAQDEDDFEVCSINSTLVGAGVRAGPSQGETNYAFVPEQAQLLPPLEDNLFLPPQGGSKPPNSAQTAEIFQALQQECMRQLQVPAGSLSPPPGPAPVGEDKPQVPPRVPIPPRPTRPRGELSPAPSGEEEIGRWPGPASPPRVPPREPLSPQGSRTPSPLVPPGGSPLPPRLSSSPGKTMPTTQSFASDPKYATPQVIQAPGPRAGPCILPIVRDGKKVSSTHYYLLPERPPYLERYQRFLREAQSPEEPAPLPVPLLLPPPSTPAPAAPTATVRPMPQAAPDPKANFSTNNSNPGPRPPALRAAARLPQRGCPGDGPEAGRPADKVQMLQAMVHGVTTEECQAALQSHSWSVQRAAQYLKVEQLFGLGLRPRSECHKVLEMCDWNLEQAGCHLLGSCGPAHHNSSPVLFRVFLPASATKAAAPAVDPCFFQRNKASFYFMLLPCARLCLCLSSLRSPRSPGDSISRQQASGRPLWTEGGSAAWVTLRVLSPSRFTPSPPSSCSEPQRAAAGAGGAAHLAGAESTSGQGERQCVS from the exons ATGTGCAAACGCAAGTCTTGGATGAGCAAG GTGTTCAGTGGAAAGCGATTGGAGGCTGAGTTCCCCCCTCATCACTCTCAGAGCACCTTCCGGAAGACCTCACCCACCCCGGGGGGCCCAGCAGGGGAGGGACCCCTACAGAGCCTCACCTGCCTCATTGGGGAAAAGGACCTGCATCTATTCGAGAAGCTAGGAGATGGCTCCTTTGGCGTGGTGCGCAGGGGCGAGTGGGACGCCCCCTCGGGGAAGACG ATGAGTGTGGCTGTGAAGTGCCTGAAGCCTGAcgtgctgagccagccagaggccATGGACGACTTCATCCGGGAGGTCAACGCCATGCACTCGCTTGACCATCGCAACCTCATTCGCCTCTATGGGGTGGTGCTCACGCCGCCCATGAAGATG GTGACGGAGCTGGCGCCGCTAGGATCGTTGTTGGACCGGCTGCGCAAGCACCAGGGCCACTTCCTCCTGGGCACTCTGAGCCGCTACGCTGTGCAGGTGGCGGAGGGCATGGGCTACCTGGAATCCAAGCGCTTTATTCACCGTGACCTGGCTGCCCGAAATCTGCTGTTGGCCACCCGTGACCTGGTCAAGATCGGGGACTTCGGGTTGATGCGTGCGCTACCCCAGAATGACGACCACTATGTCATGCAAGAGCATCGCAAGGTGCCCTTTGCCTG GTGTGCCCCTGAGAGCCTGAAGACGCGCACCTTCTCCCACGCCAGTGACACCTGGATGTTTGGAGTGACGTTGTGGGAGATGTTCACCTACGGCCAGGAGCCCTGGATCGGCCTCAATGGCAGTCAG ATTCTGCATAAGATTGACAAGGAGGGGGAGCGGCTGCCGCGGCCAGAGGACTGCCCCCAGGATGTCTACAACGTCATGGTCCAGTGCTGGGCCCACAAGCCAGAGGACAGACCCACGTTCGTGGCCCTGCGGGACTTCCTGCTGGAG gcccagcccaccGACATGCGTGCCCTTCAGGACTTTGAGGAACCTGACAAGCTGCACATCCAGATGAACGACGTCATCACCGTCATCGAGGGAAG GGCGGAGAACTACTGGTGGCGCGGCCAGAACACACGGACGCTGTGTGTGGGGCCCTTCCCTCGCAACGTGGTGACCTCCGTGGCTGGCCTGTCGGCCCAGGACATCAGTCAGCCGCTGCAGAACAGCTTCATCCACACAGGACATGGCGACAGCGACCCCCGCCACTGCTGGGGCTTCCCCGACAAGATTGACGA ACTGTACCTGGGAAACCCCATGGACCCTCCTGACCTGCTGAGCGTGGAACTGAGCACCCCCCGGCCCACCCAGCATCTAGGAAGGCTGAAAA GGGAGCCTCCACCTCGCCCACCTCAGCCTGCCATCTTCGCTCAGAGTAAGTGGGGCCGCTCTCGAAGCCttggcccctgcccccgccccctctctcctctcattcCTCCTCTCCTGGAAG AGCCAACCTACGATCCTGTGAGTGAGGACCAGGACCCCCTGTCCAGCGACTTCAAGAGGCTGGGCCTCCGGAAACCAGCCCTGACCCGTGGGCTGTGGCTTGCAAAGCCCTCCGCTCGGGTGCCCGGCACCAAGGCGGGTCGTGGCGGTGGGGGCGAGGTCACACTCATCGACTTTGGCGAGGAGCccatcatccccaccccccggcccTGCGCGCCCTCACTGGCCCAGCTGGCCATGGACGCCTGTTCCTTACTGGACAAGACCCCGCCGCAGAGCCCCACACgggccctgccccggcccctgcacCCCACGCCCGTGGTGGACTGGGACGCGCGCCCGCTGCCCCCGCCTCCTGCCTACGACGACGTGGCCCAGGATGAGGATGACTTCGAGGTCTGCTCCATCAACAGCACCCTGGTGGGTGCAGGGGTCCGCGCTGGGCCCAGCCAGGGCGAAACCAATTACGCCTTTGTGCCTGAGCAGGCACAGCTGCTCCCTCCCCTGGAGGACAATCTGTTCCTCCCACCCCAGGGGGGGAGCAAGCCGCCCAACTCGGCCCAGACCGCAGAGATCTTCCAGGCGCTGCAGCAGGAGTGCATGCGGCAGCTGCAGGTCCCGGCTGGCTCCCTGAGCCCTCCTCCTGGCCCGGCCCCAGTGGGTGAGGACAAGCCCCAGGTGCCGCCCCGCGTGCCCATCCCCCCGAGGCCCACCCGCCCACGGGGCGAGCTGTCTCCAGCCCCCTCAGGTGAGGAGGAGATAGGGCGGTGGCCTGgacccgcctcccctccccgggtgcctccccgggagcccctgtCCCCTCAAGGCTCACGGACCCCTAGCCCCCTGGTTCCACCCGGCGGCTCCCCGCTGCCACCTCGGCTCTCCAGCTCACCTGGGAAGACCATGCCCACCACCCAGAGCTTCGCCTCCGACCCCAAGTACGCCACACCCCAAGTGATCCAGGCACCCGGCCCGCGGGCTGGTCCCTGCATCCTGCCCATTGTCCGCGACGGCAAGAAGGTCAGCAGCACCCACTACTACCTGCTGCCCGAGCGCCCACCCTACCTGGAACGCTATCAGCGCTTCCTGCGTGAGGCTCAGAGCCCTGAAGAGCCGGCCCCCCTGCCCGtgcccctgctgctgcccccGCCCAGCACCCCAGCTCCTGCTGCCCCCACTGCCACCGTTCGACCGATGCCCCAGGCCGCCCCCGACCCCAAGGCCAACTTCTCCACCAACAACAGTAATCCGGGGCCCCGGCCACCAGCCCTGCGGGCCGCTGCTCGGCTGCCAcagaggggctgccctggggacgGGCCGGAGGCTGGACGGCCGGCAGACAAGGTCCAGATG CTGCAGGCCATGGTGCATGGGGTGACCACAGAGGAGTGCCAGGCGGCCTTGCAGAGCCACAGCTGGAGCGTGCAGAGGGCTGCACAGTATCTGAAG GTGGAGCAGCTCTTTGGGTTGGGTCTGCGGCCGCGAAGCGAGTGCCACAAAGTGCTGGAGATGTGCGACTGGAACTTGGAGCAGGCTGGCTGCCACCTGCTGGGCTCCTGCGGCCCTGCCCACCACAA CTCCTCCCCTGTGCTGTTCCGTGTTTTCCTGCCAGCGTCTGCCACCAAAGCTGCTGCCCCGGCTGTGGATCCCTGCTTCTTCCAGAGAAATAAAGCTAGTTTCTATTTTATGTTACTTCCTTGTgcccgcctgtgtctttgcctttcgaGCCTGAGGTCCCCGAGGTCCCCGGGGGACAGCATCAGTCGGCAGCAGGCCTCGGGGCGCCCCCTGTGGACAGAGGGGGGAAGTGCGGCCTGGGTGACCCTCAGGGTGCTCTCCCCTTCCCggttcacccccagccccccgagTTCTTGCTCCGAGCCCCAGAGGGCAGCTGCCGGAGCGGGTGGAGCAGCTCACTTAGCTGGAGCTGAGTCAACGTCCGGACAAGGAGAGCGTCAGTGCGTGTCTTAG